GTATGATTTTTTCAACCAGTATTTCATATGCTTCTGCAGCTTCATCTATATAGGAACTTGTTCCCAGAAGACCATAGCCCCTTTTATTTAGTGGTTTTGCCACGCTTCGTGACTGTATCTTTGGAACTACGACTCCCATTATGTTATGACTCTTAAGTTCAATATCCGGTTCATCACTTAAAGCAAAAGCAGTTGATTTTACCGCAATGGTACCCTCAACTGATTTTGCAATTCCGATCTTGGTATTTGCCTCTTCATAGGCGGCATCCAACTCAGTTCTGACATCTTTTGCTTTGGTCAGTATTTCAAAGAACTCAAGAATAAGACCATCTCTTTTCATTTTGAGAAGTTTGTGTCCACTCTCAGAAAGTTTGATCTTTTTCTTGATCTCAATTAGTTCAGAACGGGTTGGTTTAACTTCTGTAGCGCCCATGATATCACCTTTTTATAAAACTTCATGCACTTTTATTCTTATATGCAGGATGGTATTTTTCAATATACTTGTTATCAATCCTGCTAAGCTGTGCTTCAGGAAGCTCTGAGAGAATCTCCCATGCAATTCTTAGACTATCATCTTCAATGTCTCGATCCTCGTTGCGTCCCTGACGGACAAACTTATCCTCAAAAATATCTGCAAATTCAAGGATCTTCCTGTCTCTTTCAGAGAGTGCTTCCTTTCCTACAATAGCCACAAGTCCTCTCAGATCACGTCCTTCTGCATAGGCAGCGTATAACTGATCTGATACAGCCTTGTGATCATCCCTGGTTTTTCCTTCACCAATTCCGGAGTTCATAAGACGTGATAGTGATGGAAGTACATTGATCGGAGGATAGATTCCTTTTCTGTGGAGTTCCCTTGAAACAACAATCTGGCCTTCAGTAATATATCCAGACAAATCTGGTATAGGATGAGTGATGTCATCACCTGGCATTGTCAGAATGGAGAACTGGGTAACAGATCCTCTCTTGCCCTTTATGACACCAGCTCTCTCGTATATTGAAGCAAGGTCAGTATACATATAACCTGGATATCCACGACGTCCCGGTACTTCTTCACGGGCAGCACCAATCTGTCTTAGAGATTCACAATAATTGGTGATATCAGTAAGGATTACAAGTACATGCATATCATGTTCATATGCCAGGTATTCAGCAGCGGTCAATGCCATCCTAGGCGTGATCAGACGTTCAACTGCAGGGTCATCTGCAAGGTTCAGGAACACAACAGCTCTTTCAAGAGCTCCTGTCTTTTCGAAATCCTGCATGAAGTACTGTGCCTCTTCGTTTGTGATACCCATTGCAGCAAATACCACAGCAAAGTCTTCCTGTGAGCCTCTTACCTTTGCCTGTCTTGCAATCTGGAGAGCAATCTCATTGTGTGGGAGACCTGATCCAGAGAAAATAGGGAGTTTCTGACCTCTGACCAGTGTATTCGTACCGTCAATTGTGGAAATTCCGGTCTGGATAAAATCCTCAGGAGGCTTTCTTGAATAGGGGTTCATTGATGCTCCAGTAATGTCCAGTCTCTTGTCAGGCACTACTCTTGGACCACCATCCAGTGGCTCGCCTGATCCAGACAGTATCCTTCCAAGCATATCCCTTGAAACTGAGAGTTTGATAGTTTCACCGGTAAATATGACACCAGCCTCGTCATTGAGACCACCAGTACCTTCAAAAACCTGCACTGCCACAACATCCTCTGATGTATCAAGGACCTGTCCTCTTTTAGTAGTACCATCAGGCAGATTGATCTGAACCAGTTCATTAAAACCTACAGGTTCTGTTTTTTCAAGAAATATGAGTGGCCCCGATATTTCTACAATCGTTTTATATTCTTTGGTCATATTCACTTGCCTCCCAATTGTGCAAATTCTTCATCCATCTTCTTTAATACAGCATCTAAGGCTGATTCAAAGTCCTCTTCAAACTTGACCTTTGCAAGTTCATCCTTTGCCTCAACTGAAATAATATCCTTGATAAGGACACCGGTTTCAAGCGCCTCTGTCGCCATATCACCATACTTGGATATGGCCTTGAGCAGTTTGTATTGTTTTTCAAATGCACAATATGTATCAATCGGATGGAATGCATTCTGCTGAAGGAAATATTCCCTGAGCATTCTTGCAATTTCAAGCTTTAACTGCTGATTTTCCGGAAGTGCATCGGAACCTACCAGCTGGACAATTTCCTGCAGCTCAGATTCTTCCTGCAGCATATCCATTGCATAATTTCTAAGTTTGACCCAATCAGAAGCCACATTTTCAGCGAACCATTCGGATAGAGCTTCTGAATAGAGACTGTAACTGGTAAGCCAGTTTATAGAAGGGAAATGTCTCTTCTGTGAAAGCTTAGCATCCAGTGCCCAGAACACCTTTACTATACGAAGTGTATTCTGGGTAACAGGCTCAGAAAAGTCACCACCCGGGGGAGATACTGCTCCAATAACAGTAATGGATCCTTCATTTCCAGAATGCGCCATGACATATCCTGCCCGCTCATAGAACTCGGAAAGTCTTCCGGAGAGATATGCAGGATATCCTTCTTCACCGGGCATTTCTTCAAGACGTGAGGATATTTCTCTCATAGCTTCTGCCCACCTGGAAGTGGAGTCTGCCATAAGTGATACATCATATCCCATGTCACGATAATATTCAGCAATTGTAATACCAGTATAGACTGATGCTTCACGGGCTGCCACCGGCATATTTGAAGTATTGGCTATAAGAACTGTCCTTTCCATCAGTGGCCTTCCGGTCTTTGGATCTTCAAGTTCAGGGAACTCATTAAGAACATCGGCCATTTCATTACCACGTTCACCACAGCCAATGTATACTACAATATCTGTATCACTCCATTTGGCAAGTTGCTGCTGGGTAACTGTCTTACCTGAACCAAATGGACCAGGGATTGCTGCAGTTCCGCCTTTTGCTACGGGGAACATTCCGTCAAGTACACGCTGACCAGTTATCAATGGTTTACTTGGCATCAGTTTTTTAGCAACAGGACGTGGAATTCTCACAGGCCATTCCTGCATCATTGTAAGTTCAGTACCATTTGAGAGTATGCATACCGGAGTGTCAACTGTAAATTCACCGCTTTTTACTTCAGCTACTGAACCTGAGATGCCGGGCTTTACCATGATTCTATGTTCAATATTTGGAGTTTCCTGAACAACACCAATAACATCTCCACCCTTGACATTATCTCCTTTGGAAACAGTAGGTTTAAATTCCCATTTTTTCTCACGGTCAAGTCCGTTGGCAGTTACACCTCTTTCTATAAAATTGCCCATTTTCTCTTCAAGGACTTTAAGAGGCCTCTGTATACCATCATAGATACTTTCCAGAAGTCCCGGCCCCAGTTCAACTGAAAGAGGCATTCCTGTGTTTTCCACAGGTTCACCCGGTTCGATTCCGGATGTATCTTCATATACCTGAACAGTAGCCTTTTCTTTTTCAATTCTGATTACTTCACCCATCAGTCCTTCATGTCCGACTTTAACCACATCATACATTTTTGGTTTAATGCCGATAACAGTGACAACGGGTCCTGCAACACGATAAATTTTACCTTTCATTTCCACAGATCTACACCTACCGATTGTTTTATTTTCTCCCGTAGATTTGAACTTTCCCCAGTACCTCCAAGAGTTACTACCGTGGGTTCAACTGATTCATTTAATTTTTTTCTTAAGATTTCCGGTAGCTTATTAAGGTCATTTTCATGCATTATAAGGATACCAACTTTTGGATCTTCAAGAATACTTTTAACTGCATCTTCAAGTCCATTTCCGTTAACTTCATACACTTTTCTGATACCAGCCAGTCTGAACCCGGTAACAAATTCACCATCTCCAACAACAGCTAACTCCATCAAATCACCAACTGGTTTCTAATTGTTTCATCAGAAAGCCCTGCAGATTTTCCTCGAACAATTATACGTAAATTGTTCACTTCATTGCTCTTAGTGAGTATATAATACATTATTGTAGCTATAGAAAGAGGATTAGCATGGGCAAACTTTCTTGCATAGGTCAGAGCATATTTTTTCAGGCTTGTTTCCACAGATATTAAAGATTTCATATCAGGATCAACAGCATCTGATATTTTATCCCATATAGAATATTTCTTCAACTCATCTATAAATTCTTCAAATGAGAGTGGAACCAGTTTCCTGATATCATCCATATCAAACTCAAGACCATTATCTATCATCATATCTATGATATCTTCTTCTGGAAGATTCTCTTTTTTGGTTCTAAAAAGTGTGATCAGGTTTCTTACATCAATTTCAGTCTGGACAAATTGTAAAAATAACTTGAATTCCTTGGTTTTGGTTTCGGATATCGCATAATAAAGTTGATCATAATACATTTTATCAAGCATATTTTCAATATCTGAAAGATTTGTACCATCAAACTTGTTCAGTATTGAATAATAGGAACTATCTGAAAAAGCTTCAACAACCTCTTCTACTGATTCTTTCTCTGCCAGACCGGATAAAAACGTATAAGTATACTCTCCTGCAGAAACCAGATTTTCTTTGATCTCATCTGGTGAAGCGTTCATCTGTTTTCCACGAAGGATTGTTTTTATATTCCAGACATCAAATTTCCTCAGATATTCAGTTATCAGATACCTGGGTTCATCCTCTGAGATATTGATTAATTTTGTAAAAGATTCTGCTAGATTTCGATTCAATGCATGCTCAATCAGATCTGCACCTTCGTATGTCTGTGCCAGCTGATCAATATCCTCTTTATATGAAGATTCCTGAATAAACCGTGCAATTTGATCGATTTCCATATTCATAAGTCTGGGATACGTTTCCTTTGGAAAAAGATAACTCTTCATTCCACGCACACGGGCATTAAGATAGGAATAATTAGCAGTACCTCTTCTACTACCCTTTATGTGCCGTGTTCCAAGCAACCCATTCCAGCTGCGTTTTAATGTATCCAAAAACGACATTTAAACTCACCCAAACAAAATATCAGATATTTCTTTTAAAGAGCGTTCATTTACTTCTTTGAGGATAGACTCATATGTATAATCCAGACGCACTGTTCCATCTTCGTTCTCAATGATAACGCCTCCAATACAATCGATATTGCCGGCATATTCAAGAGAGGTCAATTTTTTAACAAGGGTTTCAGAATCCTTATTGGAATAAACTTTTGTACCGTTCTTTTCTTCCCCTTTTAATATTGTCTTTAAATATTCCTCATTTTTAGATGGAGGTAGCTGGGACAGAGAATTTAATGCCTTATCATATACTTCATCTGGCATCTCTTTCTTAACATTAAGAATGATGCGTTTTACATCCAGTTTTGCACTGGAAAGTTCCTGCTTGCGCAAATTCTCAATATCCTCTTCAACTTTTACGAGTCTATCTCCCCTAAGCTTTTTTGCAGTTTGTCTTGCTTCATCTAGTATTCTGGCTACTTCCCTATCTGCTTCTGAATTTATTCTGTTGACTTCTTTATTGGAAGCATCCATTATATCATTAATAACTGGTTCAAGACCCATCCTATCACATCCTAAATAAATTAAAGGGTATGATTACCCTTTAAAATCTCTCTCCGTCTCAGGAGATGATCAGTGCAGCAACCAGGCCAAAGATAACAATAGACAACGATGACCGGCTGGTGGTGTTATCCTACGATAATCAGTGCAACGACCAGACCAAAGATAACAATAGCTTCTGGTATAACAGTCAGAATCAGACCTTTACCAAACAGAGCTTCGTTCTCAATCATTGCGCCTACTGCTGCACTTCCGATTTCTCTCTGTGCAAGAGCAGTTGCGATTGCTGAAATTCCAACAGCCAGAGCTGCACCGATTGCTTTCCATCCTTCAGGGTTAGTCCATATGCTAGGTTCTACCATTGTTCAATTCCTCCTATTTTATGTAGTGGTTTTTATTTTAACATGTATCCAAACGGTTTATATTTTCTGCCCCCGCCTTCGTAGAATTTTGTGAAAAATTCCACGTACTGCAACCTGATTGCATGCAATCCAGGGGCAACTATACTCAGGACTGTATTTAAT
Above is a genomic segment from Methanosalsum zhilinae DSM 4017 containing:
- a CDS encoding V-type ATP synthase subunit D — encoded protein: MGATEVKPTRSELIEIKKKIKLSESGHKLLKMKRDGLILEFFEILTKAKDVRTELDAAYEEANTKIGIAKSVEGTIAVKSTAFALSDEPDIELKSHNIMGVVVPKIQSRSVAKPLNKRGYGLLGTSSYIDEAAEAYEILVEKIILAAEIETTIKKLLDDIEKTKRRVNALEFKVIPELTESMNFIKLRLEEMERENTFRLKRIKDN
- a CDS encoding ATP synthase subunit B, whose protein sequence is MTKEYKTIVEISGPLIFLEKTEPVGFNELVQINLPDGTTKRGQVLDTSEDVVAVQVFEGTGGLNDEAGVIFTGETIKLSVSRDMLGRILSGSGEPLDGGPRVVPDKRLDITGASMNPYSRKPPEDFIQTGISTIDGTNTLVRGQKLPIFSGSGLPHNEIALQIARQAKVRGSQEDFAVVFAAMGITNEEAQYFMQDFEKTGALERAVVFLNLADDPAVERLITPRMALTAAEYLAYEHDMHVLVILTDITNYCESLRQIGAAREEVPGRRGYPGYMYTDLASIYERAGVIKGKRGSVTQFSILTMPGDDITHPIPDLSGYITEGQIVVSRELHRKGIYPPINVLPSLSRLMNSGIGEGKTRDDHKAVSDQLYAAYAEGRDLRGLVAIVGKEALSERDRKILEFADIFEDKFVRQGRNEDRDIEDDSLRIAWEILSELPEAQLSRIDNKYIEKYHPAYKNKSA
- a CDS encoding ATP synthase subunit A; the protein is MEMKGKIYRVAGPVVTVIGIKPKMYDVVKVGHEGLMGEVIRIEKEKATVQVYEDTSGIEPGEPVENTGMPLSVELGPGLLESIYDGIQRPLKVLEEKMGNFIERGVTANGLDREKKWEFKPTVSKGDNVKGGDVIGVVQETPNIEHRIMVKPGISGSVAEVKSGEFTVDTPVCILSNGTELTMMQEWPVRIPRPVAKKLMPSKPLITGQRVLDGMFPVAKGGTAAIPGPFGSGKTVTQQQLAKWSDTDIVVYIGCGERGNEMADVLNEFPELEDPKTGRPLMERTVLIANTSNMPVAAREASVYTGITIAEYYRDMGYDVSLMADSTSRWAEAMREISSRLEEMPGEEGYPAYLSGRLSEFYERAGYVMAHSGNEGSITVIGAVSPPGGDFSEPVTQNTLRIVKVFWALDAKLSQKRHFPSINWLTSYSLYSEALSEWFAENVASDWVKLRNYAMDMLQEESELQEIVQLVGSDALPENQQLKLEIARMLREYFLQQNAFHPIDTYCAFEKQYKLLKAISKYGDMATEALETGVLIKDIISVEAKDELAKVKFEEDFESALDAVLKKMDEEFAQLGGK
- a CDS encoding V-type ATP synthase subunit F, producing MELAVVGDGEFVTGFRLAGIRKVYEVNGNGLEDAVKSILEDPKVGILIMHENDLNKLPEILRKKLNESVEPTVVTLGGTGESSNLREKIKQSVGVDLWK
- a CDS encoding V-type ATP synthase subunit C, yielding MSFLDTLKRSWNGLLGTRHIKGSRRGTANYSYLNARVRGMKSYLFPKETYPRLMNMEIDQIARFIQESSYKEDIDQLAQTYEGADLIEHALNRNLAESFTKLINISEDEPRYLITEYLRKFDVWNIKTILRGKQMNASPDEIKENLVSAGEYTYTFLSGLAEKESVEEVVEAFSDSSYYSILNKFDGTNLSDIENMLDKMYYDQLYYAISETKTKEFKLFLQFVQTEIDVRNLITLFRTKKENLPEEDIIDMMIDNGLEFDMDDIRKLVPLSFEEFIDELKKYSIWDKISDAVDPDMKSLISVETSLKKYALTYARKFAHANPLSIATIMYYILTKSNEVNNLRIIVRGKSAGLSDETIRNQLVI
- a CDS encoding V-type ATP synthase subunit E; the protein is MGLEPVINDIMDASNKEVNRINSEADREVARILDEARQTAKKLRGDRLVKVEEDIENLRKQELSSAKLDVKRIILNVKKEMPDEVYDKALNSLSQLPPSKNEEYLKTILKGEEKNGTKVYSNKDSETLVKKLTSLEYAGNIDCIGGVIIENEDGTVRLDYTYESILKEVNERSLKEISDILFG